Genomic DNA from Lactuca sativa cultivar Salinas chromosome 8, Lsat_Salinas_v11, whole genome shotgun sequence:
ttgggtccCTCGGGGATTTGTGCTGACATCTAAAATGCTTGGTCGAGCACTGACCAAATTGATGTTTTCGATTTAGAAGTCAGAAGTGATCGTCTAAAACTATTAATCGGGAAGCAGAATGGTGAACATCGAGATTGACCCTTATCCATGTCTCATCTTCATAGagatatctagaacaaagaaaTAGTTGATCATTTGTCTAAGgactaaattttgattttgatcaaAGTTTGGCAGTTGTATTGGATGACTACTCTTTGTTGATTATTAGTGAGATATTTTGATCCTAAAAATTTAACGACTAGTCCAACTTGGAGACTGTTGGAAATAGTGTTCAATATCATTAATtgtttggtaatatttctaataattgaaaattccttttgggttgtcctcaTAACCCAAATAGCAATAAGCAAATGGAGAAAAGTAAGTTACTAATTTACtaagtgattaataaattaattggaaattgattttgaattaattaaagagttttaattaattaaagagtTTGAATATTAATTAAATCCTAGAGATTAGTTGGAATATTGCAAAAGCTCCTGAAAAGCATGTAGGGGACGATTTTGGAGAGTCTCTGATAGGGATAAGGAAGGTGttaaataaggtaagaattatcctaaaaagtttgaatctcttaaggatttatccaTAACCTATAAATAGACTGCTAGGGGTCAAACCATGATTATTGATTCCTTCTGATTTTCCTATATACTCTCTCCCACTCTCCTATTCATGAAAGTTATAACCACTTTCCTAGGGttatataattttcataaaaccctaatctaggcTTATTCCTTATTTgcttttggtggttgtaggtctGACTACATTAGAGGGGTTCTACTTTTGGTCTTTCATCCTTTGTAAGTTCGCAGTTACAAGATCTCAATCAAGAAGACAAGATTTTAGTAATCTTCCATTTAgttaatttttgaagtttgaggTTATAACAAGTAAAACCTAGATCGTATGGTGTATGTACCTTTATACATAAAACCTAAGGTCAAAACTAttggtaatttttttttaataatatcagggtccttttgggttgcctttaagACCCAATTAAGCAATCAAAATACTAAAAGATTTAAAAGatattagtttattaatttcgcatgttatgataaattaattagaaactatttggaattaattgggaattaaataattaaagggACTAAATGTTAGTTActtaaaaagtttaattaattggaACATTGCAAAAGTCTAAGGATACCTATAAGGATTTTGAAATTGCTTTTGGATCAAGAAATTGGAAGCCTATAAATATGGAGCTAGGGATCAAACCCTAGATCCTTAATTAAATCCTAGAGATCAATTGGAATATTGTAGAAGCTCCTAAAGAGTATGTAAGGGACGATTTTGGAGAGTCTCTGATAAGGATAAGGCATGTTttaaataaggtaaggattatcctaaagAGTTTGAGTCTCTTAAGGATTTATCTGCAGCCTATAAATATACTACTAGGGGTCAAACCTTGATTGTTGATTCCTTCTGATTTTCGTATATACTCTCTCCCACTCGCCTATTCATGAAAGTTCTAATCCCTATCCTAGGGttatataattttcataaaaccctaatctaggcTTATTCCTTGTTTGCTTTTGGTGGTTGTGGGTCTGACTACATTAGTGGGATTCTACTTTAGGTCTTTCATCCTTTGTAAGTTCATAGTTACACGATCTCAATCGAGAAGACAAGATTTTAGTAATCTTCCTTTTAGTTAATTTTTACAGTTCGTTGTTATAACTAGTAAAACCTAGATCTTATGGTGTACGTACACTTATACATAAAACCTAAGGTAATAACTATTggtgattttatttttttttaaataataacatAAACCTTTCGGGATGCCTTTAAGACCCAATTAAGcaatcaaaatacaaaaatatttaagagatattagtttattaatttgtcatgttatgataaattaattagaaactatttcaatattaattgggaattaaataattaaagggACTAAATGTTAGTTAgttaaaaagtttaattaattggaAAACTGCAGAAGTCTAAAGATAAGGGACGATTTTGGATACGCCCGGTCAGGGATTTGGATTTGCTTTGGATTAAGCAATTGGAAGTCTATAAAATGTTAAGTCTCAAACTTTTACTCGTTTGTAAGATGTGACTTCAAACagtaattttatatataattaataattctATGTATTTTTTCtacaattaattatttttatacacatatatgactTAATGCGGTATTTTGCTAAAATATGGCGTTAAGTATATGCCTAGGAGCCATGAAGCGCCACGGCGAAATCATGACTAACTTTTTAAAACCTTTTATTCCATTCAAATATTAGAAGTTTTCTGATGGagttttgttgttttgtttttatttattagccGAGAAGATTGATAAAATAACTCGTACAAATATCTTATTCATTAAaattattatatatttgttaCAAAAGTTTCCCTACATTTTCCATAAATATATATAACACTTTCTTCAAAGATCTAggaatgaacacacacacacacaacaacaacaacaacaacaaaatacaaaaaaaaaaaaaaaaaaaaaaaaaaaacaagtttggTTTATGAAAATCacaaagtaaataatattattgttTCTTTATGCATGTAATACCGTAGTTCTGGAATCAAGAATTTCGCCAAAGCTTTCATCTTTTTACTGAGCGTAGTATAAAatgataattgaaaaaaaaatgtagcAGCGAATGTTTATGAGGTTTGTGAAGAAGAACATTGTGAAAAATGAGAAGAAGATATAATAAATGCATCAAGCAGTTGCAGCCAAAGGTAGTGCCGACCTGTAACAAACTCTCTTAGCAGCACGAACAATATCCTCAATCTGCACCAATCattgaaaaagaaagaaagagtcAAGTTACAAAATTTGAAGCAAAAATATGAAATGAAAAAGTAGTCAAAAGAAGTGACCTGTGGAAAAGCCATTCTCTCAAGATTGGCAGCATAAGGAGTGGGAACATCAGCCCCAGCAATCCTCTCCACTGGGGCATCCAGATAACCAAAGCTATCTTCAACAACCGAAGCACTACACAGTACACACCCAcccattaaataaataaataaatatcttaattattttaacaaaaaatgacaaaataagCATACCAGATTTCAGCACCAACACCATGTTGAGGAAAGCCTTCCTCAACAGTCACCAGCCGGTTAGTTTTCCTCACAGAAGCATTGATTGTACCTCTATCCAATGGTCGAATGGACCGCAGGTTTATTACCTGTCAAAACATACATAAACCTActattatatatatgtaataaaaaataaaaaaccataagttaagttgggtttttttttttttttttaaatatatatatagcttACCTCTGCACTTATCCCTTCCTTTTCAAGTATTTCAGCCGCCTAAAATCATTACATCAAATTTCCACTACATTAATGAGATGTTTAATGGATTATTGAAAAATGCTAAAACACCACCAAAACCCGAATTTCTTCATATCTTATCCTCTCAATCAGGGAAATACATCAATATTTTGACTTTTATAGTGTTCTTTTTCCCTAACTACTAAATAgatgaaagaaagaaagaaacctTAAGAGCATAGCCAACCATCTTAGAGAAAGCAGTGATGGTGATATCTTTCCCTTCTCTTTCAATCTGTGACACTCAAGGTTAAGCACATTATTAACTTAAGACAACAATAGAAAAATAATTTTAATCTTTATCTTTATGGATGAAAAACCTTTGCTTTGCCTATAGGGAGGCAGAAACTTGAATCAAGGGCTTCTGCGGAAACTGGGAAGGATTCGCCATACCtgaagattttttatttttttatagaaattaaaaaaaaaataaataaataaaaggggGGGTGGTTTGATTTAGTTTTACTCACAACAACTCATTTTCAAGAAAAACAACAGGATCAGGGTCTCTAATTGCAGCTTTTAGAAGTCCACGGGCATCTTCAGAGGAGTATGGCACAACAACTTTCAAACCAGGGACTGATCCATACCATGCACCATAACACTGCatcacataaaacataaaacatacttTTAACAAATTTCTCAACAACtagttaattaattttgtttttggtatttatgaatttaattaataataaaatgttGTTGACCTGGGAATGTTGAGCCCCAACACCAGCAGCAGGTCCATTTGGTCCCCTAAAAACAATGGGCACGTTAATCTGCCCCGCAGACATGTAGTTTGACTTTGCTGCAGAATTTATAATATGATCGATTGCCTGCAATTGCATTTTcaatcatacatacatacatacatacatacatacatacatacatacatacatacatgttacttaatagtaataatagatGAGATTGAGGCCTGACTGACCTGCATAGAGAAGTTGAAAGTCATAAACTCTATCACCGGCCTCAGACCATGATATGCAGATCCAACCCCAATCCCCGCAAACCCAGCCTGATCAAACAACACAACACAGCTAACTGACTAACTATTCTTCAATCAAATCAATCTAACAAACCTTCAAATATTTCATTTAAACCTCTGTGATAGGGGTATCCACAACCCTTTCAGGACCATATTTATCCAATAATCCCTTCGTTATCtaccaaaacaaaacaaaacatagTCAGCCCaaaacacataatatatatatatatatatatatatatatatatatatatatatatatatatatatatatatatatataatatattgcttTTGTTTTGTTTGAGAGAAGCAAAGTCTAACCTTGTATGCACCCTGGTATTCTCCTACCTGCACACCCCAAAAGAAGATGAGCaccacaaaataaataaataaataaatttagggttttacctCTTCCCCCATTACAAAGACATTAGGATCAGCAGCCATTTCCTCGTCAAGAGCAGAGTTCAGAGCATCTCGTACTGTCATCTGTAACAATTTCAAAACCAAATCTAATACATTGCACcacttcttttttctttttttcatacACTAATTCTTGAAAATAATGTTGCAAATTATACCCTGCTAATTATGTGTGGTGTCAGGGATACACTAAGAGCTCTAGAAAGGATCCAAAATaggataatatattattattatttatcaactaaaataaacaacaaataaaataaaactgttatttcttatttattaatcaatgtaaattaaataaaccttttatttaataaataattaaataaaaagagtTTATTAATAAAGCCAAATAACTTTCCTCAGTATTTGTTTTGTTAATACTTGGTTGATATTTAGTTATGCAGTATGCCAATGCTGTTTAAATTTGTTTCTACTTAATTATAACTTTCTaagtaattttattatatttttattagttttatcatatttttaattaatcttttGTACCGCAATTCCGTATTTTTAAACCTAGGCCAAAAAAAACTCT
This window encodes:
- the LOC111898300 gene encoding pyruvate dehydrogenase E1 component subunit beta-1, mitochondrial; translated protein: MWGIIRQNVGGARDLSSQVLGSSLMRLKPITSAMRHYSSATKEMTVRDALNSALDEEMAADPNVFVMGEEVGEYQGAYKITKGLLDKYGPERVVDTPITEAGFAGIGVGSAYHGLRPVIEFMTFNFSMQAIDHIINSAAKSNYMSAGQINVPIVFRGPNGPAAGVGAQHSQCYGAWYGSVPGLKVVVPYSSEDARGLLKAAIRDPDPVVFLENELLYGESFPVSAEALDSSFCLPIGKAKIEREGKDITITAFSKMVGYALKAAEILEKEGISAEVINLRSIRPLDRGTINASVRKTNRLVTVEEGFPQHGVGAEICASVVEDSFGYLDAPVERIAGADVPTPYAANLERMAFPQIEDIVRAAKRVCYRSALPLAATA